In the Epinephelus lanceolatus isolate andai-2023 chromosome 6, ASM4190304v1, whole genome shotgun sequence genome, one interval contains:
- the prrc2c gene encoding protein PRRC2C isoform X3, whose protein sequence is MSEKSGQSTKAKDGKTKYATLSLFNTYKGKSLETQKTAVAARHGLQSLGKVAASRRMPPPANLPSLKAENKGNDPNVNIVPKDGSGWASRTEGGEDRQQDTPPPQNKPAVLQPQEPSIGGSRSWANSKPTQLDGAPRVSSHFHQEFPSLQAAGEVEKGEGQEEEPYGPGPSLRPQNVGSWREGGGRNLNTAPSPPEMDNRGPEEVGTGLGTSTPPGEAEEPGRNVTTDVQREKRDGRERLPPSAPPPQPKLNGGQQPPAGVPTHFDPAFRSMMPPYMFHAYPQMTFGPGQGNFRYPVPQDGAKVARGPRSTRPQQPPPQSWLQDPDRPSIISATELKELDNLDTDADEGWAGAQMEVDYTEKLNFSDDEENQAAKDKRENWEWMGKVERIRSRPQEGQEGWKEGAEDRGGSKTSWADGDPRAPSPGSMGQYNKSAPPQDFQGGSRSVGGGAPRVAKPQAAAASGADEDPEAWRQKRKKAPEVSEAVERARRRREEEERRMEEQRLAACAEKLKRLNEKHRQATEGKSPIPQTTSDEAGSAQEEEASSAPAPVSSPAPSIPVSQSQAPIMQAPLPERVERDRERMERERERVEPSVEEEVLLPRQPSPPVQRPVAVAPEPQSEGESSLAEVGPLMEENQTDRTPVPIRDYFNIEDNRVDEPHLSLPHMDTPSGEEVPVAPPQLEGEAAAAMRPSLTSGYSKQFQKSLPPRFLRQQEQMKQQQWQQQQHQSGGSVSPSGGGGVSAPQQQQQQQQQQQQQQQQQQHRSMYQPMGPHHQHLASMGFDPRWLMMQSYMDPRMMSGRPPMDMPTNIHPGRMPPKQIVRREPGDNSSSSSDSFDHLTRPIRDHGLPSDSRMVWGSDPYPQSEPLPSVTPPKGREDGKEPRMDSGLDLDRGLPAMYPQDHSALDSHKSNFFQDPTESLSAFTQGPEDASGPLDRVPVGSAFDPEEPGLPSGEEVEALGQAMLQRSVSQGSSHSLKLDEPRFDGLPLGTKSLELQDTGERADDKPQNELYPQAAVTSNRATPPADGLHKQEKLPLPAPSKQKAELRWGGRSGAGRREGPGGERPVRRSGPIKKPVLRDMKEEREQREEREKRHERGERGDRSKKDQLSKAPSAAAAVSEGSRPQGEGKREAAEAEETQTGHQRVRDSQPSSGAPTSSSQEEKTDKPPSNDKHPEPKLPSRKESNLPPRSYRREEREREREREKEIDKDREREWPVDSNFKGRGRGEYYSRGRSYRGTYSGRGRGSRGRSRAEYNYREPRSRSDLPSAGGAAAFRNREESETRSESSDFEVIPKRRRRRGSDTDSESEGGRESASDTGPSDREPSTKPSRPLRRELPGEGRPGPHKPGFGPPHMGERVGPRGDDESRPKPGFLPKGEPSRRGRGGLYSRRGGARERGGPRSGPLRRPGTRESSSQWPSKPMETFRPEDAESTPRYDNPAADRRPPKSDGKKFGDGAPQSSRERPRRSRPARPPRQDKPPRFRRLKEREAAVLASGETAPSPPVPLLPVPATAAVPSSAPAPISLSPTLSRAPGTPVTVPAEVASTMPAPDLSSPVEAPLPETSSPTITAVGTKSPDLSNQNSSDQANEEWETASESSDFNERREREERKGALEAANEAATASAPAPAPPQGSLTPSKSPPEGGVTPKREGAPAAKRSFSSQRPTERQNRRGNSGAKPGRSYTGGKGERRGGAKAGRKGPAAQQNADGTGQTAGGASQRPTKDQSGRRKDEAKQAAKKPKENALSQFDLNNYASVVIIDDHPEVTTTEDPQSSANDDGFTEVVSRKQQKRLQDEEKRKKEEQTTQNWSKKGSGEKGRGGGGKLPPRFAKKQSSQQQQQQQQQQQQQQQQQQASQSQPPVASTPQAQQQPSISAPQHPHHAPSQPAASPQTLEGTVAPMPSIPSATVDFTPKSLPPAPTQTHSTLGTELWENKVAGSTVLPEVKKLGPISPPQPPSVSAWNKPLTSFTGTVSSEGVKPGSEGSVELAIDSIQFGAPSSAGSTDSDGVPALLETGSENKLPAPKEQRQKQPRAGPIKTQKLPEMEPVETKEYKPGPIGKERSLKNRKAKDARGGEGEGMEAGVPGGGVSRATDSSPPTSDTTVPELGGDIEGMITVPSAEYNSNSKESVTDYTTPSSSMADSVPTVVNKIEESLVANVALPHSLPLPRRETLQQSSSLSTVSPATVDLTLKMESARKAWENSPSLEKNSPVTSSSSPITSCASSYSTFSSASMPQIPVASVTPSTSLSGSGTYTTSSLSTKTTTASDPPNICKVKPQQLQGGSLSSSSSSSSSSSFSQLGCVPPLLPQQQQTPQVYVSQSAAAQIPAFYMDTSHLFSTPHPRLAPPSLAQQQGFQPGLSQPTAVQQIPIPIYAPLQGQPQHQHQHQHQHQHQHQHTHQAQLGLSTGPPVSQPQDLFSSSLQPYRSQQAFMQSSLSQPSMMLSGPSLHSYPGVQAPELGKPQSNLAYQQASSTQHIPILFEPQLNQPSGMGGSQLIDTHLLQARQGMSQHSNMYSGQVQQHGQSSYYSNTQSPSSAMQQVTVPLPSSQLSLPNFGSGGGQPLLALPPTPPQAQPPNINRQPPVSQPYRGIMGPSHSMMQPPTSKMDMDLKLFGSGMDVKPGTPPVGARSTTPTSSHYRASSTSPSSQSSKINSMLYQKQFQPSSAGMRMTQHFPGQFNPQILSQPNIVSPLVRPPHANSFAGGVQRSPMGPPMSPNVGGGLMPHPRPQHPQHSQHPPRGPPGPSLAPRGTQAALKAEQDLKAKQRAEVLQSTHKFFSEQQQQQQQLKTPQVSKVSRLDQGGKPPLDSSASNHQAVGDRQDSDKPPISTAKPIRTGPIKPQAIKPEEGK, encoded by the exons ATGTCCGAGAAGTCAGGGCAGAGCACCAAGGCAAAGGATGGCAAAACAAAGTATGCAACCCTTAGCCTCTTCAACACCTACAAGGGCAAATCTCTGGAAACCCAGAAAACTGCAG TGGCTGCCAGACATGGGCTCCAAAGTTTGGGCAAAGTTGCTGCCAGCCGGCGCATGCCCCCTCCGGCCAACCTGCCCAGCCTAAAGGCAGAGAACAAGGGAAACGACCCCAACGTCAACATTGTCCCCAAAGACGGTAGTGGCTGGGCATCTCGAACTGAGGGAGGGGAGGACAG GCAACAGGACACGCCCCCACCCCAGAACAAACCAGCAGTGCTCCAGCCACAAGAGCCTTCTATTGGGGGCAGCCGCTCCTGGGCCAACAGCAAGCCTACACAGCTAGACG GAGCTCCTCGTGTGAGCAGCCATTTTCACCAGGAGTTTCCCAGCCTGCAGGCGGCTGGTGAGGTGGAAAAAGGGGAAGGTCAAGAAGAGGAGCCTTATGGACCAGGCCCTAGCCTCAGACCTCAAA ATGTTGGCAGTTGGCGTGAAGGTGGAGGCAGGAATTTGAACACTGCACCCAGCCCCCCTGAGATGGACAACAGGGGTCCGGAGGAGGTTGGTACGGGACTTGGTACCTCTACACCACCAGGGGAAGCTGAAGAGCCAGGGCGAAACGTAACCACTGACGTCCAGAGGGAGAAGAGGGATGGCAGGGAGAGGTTGCCTCCCTCTGCTCCCCCTCCTCAGCCCAAACTTAATGGGGGGCAGCAGCCTCCTGCTGGGGTGCCAACTCACTTTGACCCTGCTTTCAGGAGCATGATGCCACCCTAC ATGTTCCACGCCTATCCTCAAATGACTTTTGGCCCAGGACAAGGAAACTTCAGATACCCTGTACCACAAGATGGAGCAAA GGTTGCCAGGGGTCCTCGTTCAACACGACCCCAGCAGCCTCCCCCTCAGTCCTGGCTCCAGGACCCAGACAGACCCTCTATCATCAGTGCAACGGAACTTAAAGAGCTGGACAACTTAGACACGGATGCTGATGAGGGCTGGGCAG GAGCTCAGATGGAGGTGGACTACACTGAGAAACTGAACTTcagtgatgatgaggagaaCCAAGCTGCTAAAGACAAAAGAGAAAACTG GGAGTGGATGGGTAAAGTGGAGCGTATAAGATCTCGGCCACAAGAAGGTCAGGAGGGCTGGAAGGAGGGTGCTGAGGACCGTGGGGGCAGTAAAACCTCATGGGCCGATGGCGATCCCAGAGCGCCATCACCTGGCAGTATGGGACAGTACAATAAGTCAGCTCCTCCACAGGACTTCCAG GGTGGCAGTCGTTCTGTTGGTGGCGGAGCTCCACGAGTAGCCAAACCTCAGGCTGCTGCAGCATCTGGTGCCGACGAGGACCCTGAGGCCTGGAGACAGAAGCGCAAGAAAGCACCAGAAGTTTCTGAAGCTGTAGAACGAGCAAGGCGgcggagagaagaagaggagcgGCGGATGGAAGAACAGCGGCTTGCTGCTTGTGCTGAAAAACTTAAACGTCTCAATGAAAAACACCGACAGGCAACTGAGGGCAAATCACCTATTCCTCAGACCACCAGTGATGAAGCAGGATCTGCGCAAGAGGAAGAGGCCTCATCAGCTCCTGCTCCTGTATCCAGTCCTGCACCTTCAATCCCAGTTTCACAATCACAGGCCCCAATCATGCAAGCTCCTCTACCTGAGAGGGTGGAGCGAGACAGGGAGAGGATGGAGCGAGAACGAGAGAGAGTAGAACCAAGTGTAGAGGAGGAGGTTCTCTTGCCTCGTCAGCCCAGTCCACCCGTCCAGAGACCTGTGGCCGTAGCTCCAGAGCctcagagtgagggagagagctCCTTGGCTGAGGTCGGCCCCCTGATGGAGGAGAaccagacagacaggacaccagTGCCTATCCGAGACTATTTCAACATAGAGGACAACAGAG TGGATGAGCCCCACCTGTCTCTGCCTCACATGGACACCCCCAGTGGTGAGGAGGTCCCTGTGGCACCACCACAGCTGGAAGGAGAGGCAGCAGCTGCTATGCGTCCCTCTCTCACCTCAGGCTATTCCAAACAGTTTCAAAAGTCTTTGCCACCTCGTTTCctcagacagcag GAGCAGATGAAGCAGCAACAatggcaacagcagcaacaccagagcgggggctccgtgtcCCCATCAGGTGGTGGCGGTGTTTCAGccccccagcagcagcagcagcagcagcagcagcagcagcagcagcagcagcagcaacaacaccgCTCCATGTATCAACCCATGGGCCCCCACCACCAGCACCTGGCTTCCATGGGGTTTGACCCTCGCTGGCTCATGATGCAATCCTACATGGACCCCCGCATGATGTCAGGACGTCCTCCCATGGACATGCCAACTAACATTCACCCTG GGAGGATGCCTCCTAAGCAAATAGTGCGCAGAGAGCCTGGTGACaactccagctccagctctgaCTCCTTTGACCATTTGACTCGACCTATTCGTGACCATGGCCTGCCGTCAGACTCCCGGATGGTATGGGGATCAGACCCATACCCACAATCAGAGCCGTTACCATCTGTAACTCCTCCAAAAGGACGGGAGGATGGCAAGGAGCcaag GATGGACTCTGGTTTGGATCTGGACAGGGGTCTCCCAGCTATGTATCCCCAGGATCACAGTGCATTGGACTCTCATAAAAGTAACTTCTTCCAGGACCCTACAGAGTCCCTGTCAGCATTTACCCAGGGCCCAGAGGATGCGTCGGGGCCTCTAGACAGGGTCCCTGTAGGCTCAGCGTTTGATCCTGAGGAGCCAGGCCTACCCAGTGGTGAAGAAGTAGAAGCTCTTGGTCAAGCTATGCTTCAGAGGAGTGTCTCCCAGGGCTCCAGTCACTCCCTCAAGTTGGATGAGCCCAGGTTTGACGGGCTACCCCTGGGAACAAAATCGCTGGAGCTACAGGATACAGGAGAACGAGCTGATGATAAGCCCCAAAATGAACTCTACCCCCAGGCTGCAGTGACTAGCAACAGGGCTACACCTCCTGCTGATGGATTACACAAACAAGAGAAGCTGCCCCTGCCAGCACCTAGCAAGCAGAAAGCTGAGCTGCGCTGGGGTGGGAGATCAGGGGCCGGACGCAGAGAAGGACCAGGGGGAGAGAGACCTGTCCGCAGGTCTGGGCCAATAAAGAAGCCTGTCCTAAGGGACatgaaagaagagagagagcaaagagaagagagagagaagcgtCATGAGAGAGGGGAAAGGGGAGACCGGTCCAAAAAGGATCAGTTATCAAAAGCTccctctgcagctgctgctgtgtctgaGGGCTCCAGACCTCAGGGTGAGGGGAAGAGAGAAGCTGCCGAGGCTGAGGAAACACAGACTGGCCATCAGAGAGTCAGAGACTCCCAGCCTTCATCTGGAGCTCCCACatcttcctctcaggaggagaAAACAGACAAGCCGCCCAGCAATGACAAACATCCAGAACCCAAACTACCCTCCAGGAAAGAGTCGAATCTTCCTCCACGTTCCTACCGACGAGAGGAAAGGGAGAGGGAACGTGAGAGGGAGAAGGAAATAGAcaaggacagagaaagagagtggcCTGTTGACTCAAATTTCAAAGGACGTGGTCGAGGGGAATATTATTCCAGAGGAAGGAGCTACCGGGGTACTTACAGTGGCCGAGGCAGGGGAAGTCGCGGTCGAAGCCGGGCAGAGTACAATTACCGAGAGCCCCGTTCGCGCTCTGATTTACCTTCTGCTGGAGGTGCTGCTGCCTTTCGCAACAGGGAGGAAAGCGAAACACGCAGCGAGAGCTCAGACTTTGAGGTTATACCAAAACGTAGACGGCGTCGTGGTTCAGACACAGATTCTGAAAGTGAAGGTGGGAGAGAGTCTGCCAGTGATACTGGACCCTCTGACCGTGAGCCTAGCACTAAACCTAGCCGTCCATTGAGACGAGAGCTCCCTGGGGAAGGCCGGCCTGGGCCCCACAAGCCAGGCTTTGGACCTCCTCACATGGGTGAAAGGGTTGGACCAAGAGGGGACGATGAAAGCAGACCCAAGCCAGGATTCCTTCCTAAAGGGGAGCCTTCTCggcgaggaagaggaggactaTACAGTAGACGAGGTGGAGCAAGGGAACGCGGTGGCCCTCGCTCAGGCCCTCTCAGACGGCCAGGAACTAGAGAGTCCTCTTCTCAGTGGCCCTCTAAACCCATGGAGACATTCAGGCCTGAGGACGCTGAGTCCACACCAAGATATGACAATCCTGCTGCTGACAGACGACCCCCTAAGTCTGATGGCAAGAAATTTGGGGATGGTGCTCCTCAAAGTAGTAGAGAAAGGCCTCGCCGATCCAGACCAGCACGGCCTCCAAGGCAAGATAAACCACCCCGCTTTAGGCGCTTGAAAGAGCGTGAGGCTGCAGTGTTAGCGAGTGGTGAAACGGCCCCAAGTCCCCCTGTCCCTCTCCTCCCAGtgcctgctactgctgctgtccCTAGCTCTGCCCCTGCCCCAATCTCCCTCTCACCAACTCTTTCTAGAGCTCCAGGAACCCCTGTAACTGTGCCTGCAGAAGTGGCTTCCACTATGCCTGCACCTGACTTGTCCTCCCCTGTAGAAGCACCCTTGCCTGAGACCAGCAGCCCCACCATCACTGCAGTCGGTACCAAATCACCTGACTTGTCTAACCAGAACTCTTCAGATCAAGCCAATGAGGAATGGGAGACTGCCTCCGAGAGCAGCGACTTCAACGAAaggagagagcgagaggaaaggaaaggagccCTGGAGGCTGCTAATGAAGCAGCCACTGCCTCTGCCCCGGCACCTGCACCCCCCCAGGGCTCTTTGACCCCCAGTAAAAGCCCTCCTGAGGGAGGGGTGACTCCAAAACGTGAAGGGGCTCCTGCAGCCAAGAGGAGTTTCTCAAGTCAGAGGcctacagagagacagaatcgTAGAGGCAACAGTGGAGCCAAACCAGGCCGGAGCTACACAGGGGgcaagggagagaggaggggaggggccAAAGCTGGCCGCAAAGG CCCTGCAGCTCAGCAGAACGCAGACGGGACAGGACAGACAGCTGGAGGAGCATCACAGAGGCCTACAAAAGACCAGTCTGGCCGTCGCAAAGATGAGGCCAAACAGGCCGCCAAGAAGCCCAAAGAGAATGCTCTCTCTCAGTTTGATCTCAACAATTATGCCA GTGTTGTGATCATTGATGACCATCCAGAGGTCACCACCACAGAGGACCCGCAATCCAGCGCCAATGATGACGGCTTCACTGAGGTGGTCTCCCGCAAGCAACAAAAACGCCTGCAAGATGAAGAGAAACGGAAAAAGGAAGAGCAGACTACTCAG AACTGGAGTAAAAAAGGCTCTGGTGAGAAgggcagaggaggtggaggaaagCTGCCACCAAGATTTGCTAAAAAGCAGTCatcacaacaacagcagcaacaacaacagcaacaacaacaacaacagcagcagcaacaggccTCACAGTCTCAGCCTCCTGTAGCCTCTACACCCCAGGCCCAACAGCAGCCCTCCATTTCTGCTCCCCAGCACCCTCACCATGCTCCCTCCCAGCCTGCTGCATCCCCTCAGACTCTGGAAGGCACAGTGGCTCCAATGCCCTCCATCCCCTCTGCCACTGTGGACTTTACCCCAAAGAGCCTACCCCCCGcccccacacagacacacagcactcTGGGTACAGAACTGTGGGAGAACAAGGTAGCGGGCTCCACTGTCCTTCCCGAAGTCAAGAAGC TTGGTCCAATCAGCCCTCCCCAGCCACCCTCTGTGAGTGCCTGGAACAAACCTCTTACCTCCTTTACTGGCACTGTCTCCTCTGAG GGTGTGAAGCCTGGATCAGAGGGCAGTGTGGAATTGGCAATAGACAGTATTCAGTTTGGAGCGCCATCGTCTGCAGGCAGCACTGACAGTGACGGAGTTCCAGCGTTGCTAGAAACTGGCTCTGAAAACAAACTACCTGCTCCCAaagaacagagacagaaacaaccTCGAGCTGGCCCAATCAAAACACAGAAG CTTCCTGAAATGGAACCAGTGGAAACCAAGGAGTACAAGCCGGGTCCCATCGGTAAAGAGCGCTCTTTAAAGAACCGCAAGGCCAAAGACGCACGTGGAGGAGAAGGCGAGGGGATGGAGGCAGGAGTCCCTGGAGGAGGCGTCAGTAGAGCCACAGACTCCAGTCCTCCCACCAGTGACACCACAGTACCAGAGCTGGGAGGAGACATTGAGGGCATGATCACAGTCCCCTCAGCAGAGTACAACAGTAACTCTAAG GAGTCTGTCACTGACTACACCACACCTTCCTCCTCAATGGCTGACAGTGTTCCCACAGTGGTGAACAAAATAGAAGAGAGTTTGGTGGCAAAT GTGGCACTACCCCACTCATTGCCCCTTCCTCGACGAGAGACCCTGCAGCAGAGCTCCAGCCTCAGCACTGTCTCTCCTGCTACTGTTGACCTAACACTAAAG ATGGAATCGGCTCGTAAGGCATGGGAGAATTCCCCAAGTCTAGAGAAGAACTCTCCagtcacctcctcctcctcccccatcACCTCCTGTGCATCCTCATACTCCACGTTCTCCTCGGCCTCCATGCCACAGATCCCTGTGGCTTCTGTTACCCCCAGCACCTCACTGTCAG GTTCTGGTACGTATACCACATCATCCCTCAGCACCAAGACCACCACGGCCTCTGACCCCCCTAACATCTGTAAGGTGAAGCCCCAGCAGCTGCAGGGTGGGAGTTTGTCCTCCtccagcagtagcagtagtagcagcagcTTCTCTCAGTTGGGCTGTGTGCCTCCCCTCCtgccccagcagcagcagacccCACAGGTGTACGTCTCTCAGTCTGCAGCAG CTCAGATCCCAGCCTTCTACATGGACACTAGCCACCTCTTCAGTACCCCCCACCCTCGCTTGGCGCCTCCCTCCCTGGCGCAGCAGCAAGGTTTCCAGCCCGGCCTCTCGCAG CCGACAGCGGTGCAGCAGATTCCCATTCCTATCTACGCTCCACTGCAAGGTCAGCCgcaacaccaacaccaacaccaacatcaacaccaacaccaacaccaacacacacaccaggctCAGCTTGGACTCAGCACTGGTCCTCCAGTTTCCCAGCCACAGGACCTCTTCAGCTCCTCACTGCAGCCTTACAG GTCTCAGCAGGCGTTCATGCAGAGCAGCCTGTCACAGCCCTCCATGATGCTGTCAGGACCATCCTTGCACAGCTATCCTGGCGTGCAGGCACCTGAGCTGGGCAAGCCTCAGTCTAATCTGGCCTATCAGCAGGCTTCCTCCACCCAGCACATTCCCATTCTGTTTGAGCCGCAGCTAAACCAGCCTTCTGGCATGGGAGGCTCCCAGCTCATTGATACACACCTGCTGCAG GCTCGACAGGGGATGAGTCAGCATTCAAACATGTACTCGGGGCAAGTGCAACAACATGGCCAGAGTAGCTACTACAGCAACACTCAGTCGCCCAGCTCTGCAATGCAACAG GTGACAGTCCCTCTGCCAAGTTCCCAGCTGTCCCTTCCGAACTTTGGCTCGGGTGGAGGCCAGCCTCTCCTGGCGCTGCCTCCGACCCCTCCCCAGGCCCAGCCCCCCAACATCAACCGTCAGCCTCCAGTCTCCCAGCCATACCGAGGCATCATGGGCCCCAGCCACAGCATGATGCAGCCTCCCACCAGCAAG ATGGACATGGATCTGAAGCTCTTTGGTAGTGGGATGGATGTAAAGCCTGGAACCCCTCCTGTCGGCGCCAGGAGCACTACACCCACCTCCAGCCATTACAG AGCCAGCTCCACGTCTCCTAGCAGCCAGTCCAGTAAGATCAACAGCATGCTGTACCAGAAGCAGTTTCAGCCCAGCTCTGCCGGCATGAGAATGACGCAGCACTTCCCTGGCCAGTTCAACCCACAG ATTCTGTCTCAGCCCAACATCGTCTCTCCTCTTGTTAGACCTCCTCACGCAAACTCGTTTGCTGGAGGTGTCCAGCGCTCTCCCATGGGCCCTCCAATGTCACCCAATGTGGGTGGTGGTCTCATGCCCCATCCCCGGCCTCAGCACCCACAGCACAGCCAGCACCCTCCCCGAGGACCTCCTGGCCCCTCGCTTGCACCCAGAGGCACACAGGCGGCTCTAAAGGCTGAACAGGACCTAAAG GCAAAGCAGCGGGCCGAGGTGCTCCAGTCCACTCATAAGTTCttctcagagcagcagcagcaacagcagcagctcaagACCCCGCAAGTCAGCAAAGTGTCTCGGCTTGATCAGGGGGGGAAACCCCCTCTCGACAGCTCTGCCTCAAACCACCAGGCAGTCGGCGACCGCCAAGATTCCGACAAGCCCCCCATCTCCACGGCCAAGCCCATACGGACTGGCCCCATAAAACCGCAGGCCATCAAACCAGAAGAGGGCAAGTAA